From the Caballeronia sp. NK8 genome, one window contains:
- a CDS encoding HNH endonuclease has protein sequence MASLKTTLERLAPSHRAVLQWFQTFEGQEVEWPKPLPDGTFIVNKAKGIHKPKGIDYAVSVRQSLNSPYADHEPIMESDGSWTYRYFQEQLDPAERDSQFTNRGLVACMNDGVPVGVLLQVKPKPQPRYRVLGLAFVTHWRDGYFELKSSGFDSSGDDAPAIDQVGQAVDIVTAFDPANLDDARRRINASIVVRQGQPAFRKELLEAYERRCALTNCAVEAVLEAAHICGYMGPETNDVRNGLLLRADLHTLYDRALIAIDPATYEVSIARELRESEYALLEGRSLRLPKHPRKQPSPDALQIHWMHVRSIRERQS, from the coding sequence ATGGCATCGCTCAAGACAACACTCGAACGGCTGGCTCCGTCTCATCGTGCCGTTCTGCAATGGTTTCAGACCTTCGAAGGGCAAGAAGTCGAATGGCCTAAGCCGTTGCCGGACGGGACCTTCATCGTCAACAAAGCCAAAGGTATTCATAAGCCAAAAGGCATCGACTATGCAGTGAGCGTGCGGCAGTCGCTCAATAGCCCGTATGCTGATCACGAGCCGATCATGGAGTCCGATGGCTCTTGGACTTACCGATATTTCCAAGAGCAACTCGATCCCGCTGAGCGCGACAGTCAGTTCACGAATCGCGGGCTAGTGGCGTGCATGAATGATGGCGTTCCTGTTGGGGTTTTGCTCCAAGTCAAGCCTAAGCCGCAGCCGCGGTATCGAGTTCTTGGCTTAGCGTTTGTGACTCATTGGCGCGATGGTTATTTCGAGTTGAAGAGTTCTGGATTTGATTCGTCGGGAGACGACGCTCCAGCAATCGATCAAGTCGGGCAAGCCGTTGATATTGTCACCGCATTCGATCCGGCGAATCTTGACGACGCACGTCGAAGGATCAATGCGTCCATCGTCGTAAGGCAAGGCCAGCCTGCTTTCCGGAAAGAACTGCTCGAAGCGTACGAGCGCCGTTGCGCGCTCACGAATTGTGCGGTCGAAGCGGTCCTCGAAGCCGCCCACATTTGCGGCTACATGGGCCCGGAAACCAACGACGTTCGGAATGGCCTCCTCCTGCGCGCCGACTTGCACACCCTTTACGACCGCGCATTGATCGCGATCGATCCGGCGACTTACGAAGTGTCGATTGCTCGGGAGTTGCGAGAAAGTGAATATGCCTTGCTTGAAGGACGTTCGCTTCGTTTGCCGAAGCATCCTCGGAAACAACCGAGTCCCGACGCGCTGCAGATTCACTGGATGCACGTGAGATCGATCCGGGAAAGACAATCGTGA
- the rlmB gene encoding 23S rRNA (guanosine(2251)-2'-O)-methyltransferase RlmB, protein MSRLKVLYGFHAVTARLRADASSIEEVLYDPTRKDRRMQDFLRTAKEAGVRLIAADESRLWGLAGNIQHQGIVARANDLPLAQNLAELLDGISGTPLLLVLDGVTDPHNLGACLRVADAAGAHAVIAPRDRSAGLNATAAKVASGAAESVPYITVTNLARALRELKDAGVWVIGTAGEATASLYETKLDGPVAIVVGAEGEGMRRLTRETCDEVMNIPMAGAVESLNVSVASGVCLFEAVRQRAVKK, encoded by the coding sequence ATGTCACGTCTCAAGGTTCTATACGGATTTCACGCAGTGACCGCGCGTTTGCGCGCGGATGCATCGTCGATCGAAGAGGTGCTGTACGACCCCACGCGCAAGGATCGGCGCATGCAGGATTTTCTGCGGACCGCGAAGGAAGCGGGCGTGCGGCTGATCGCGGCGGATGAATCGCGGCTGTGGGGGCTGGCGGGCAATATTCAGCATCAGGGCATCGTCGCGCGCGCGAACGATCTGCCGCTGGCGCAGAATCTCGCCGAACTGCTCGATGGCATTTCGGGCACGCCTTTGCTGCTGGTGCTCGATGGCGTCACCGATCCGCATAACCTCGGCGCGTGCCTGCGCGTCGCGGATGCGGCCGGCGCGCATGCGGTGATCGCGCCGCGCGATCGCTCCGCGGGGCTGAACGCGACGGCGGCGAAGGTGGCGAGCGGGGCGGCGGAAAGCGTGCCGTACATCACGGTGACGAATCTGGCGCGCGCGCTGCGTGAGCTGAAGGACGCGGGCGTGTGGGTGATCGGGACGGCGGGCGAGGCGACGGCTTCGCTCTATGAGACGAAGCTGGACGGTCCTGTGGCGATCGTCGTCGGCGCGGAAGGCGAGGGCATGCGCAGGCTCACGCGCGAGACGTGCGACGAAGTCATGAATATTCCGATGGCGGGAGCGGTCGAGAGTTTGAATGTGTCGGTGGCGAGTGGGGTGTGTTTGTTCGAGGCGGTTAGGCAGAGGGCGGTGAAGAAGTAA
- the rnr gene encoding ribonuclease R, whose product MSKYPYPIPSREEILGVLRTSETPHAANDIAEALSIKRQEREGFFKRLAAMERDGQIRLDKRGHYQLTHPSNFVAGRVQGHRDGFGFLIRDDGQDDLFLPNGEMQKVMHNDRVLARIVGYDRRGRPEGHIVEVTDRANKRVIGRLVNENGALILVPEDKRIGHDILITQNPKKAKVGQVVSVDLTDFPSRHSQPLGRVAEVIGDIDDPGMEIEIAVRKYGVPHEFSDAALAAAAKLPDEVRPVDIRHRVDLRDVPLVTIDGEDARDFDDAVYCEPVAVGRGQGYRLLVAIADVSHYVSPGEPLDVDALDRSTSVYFPRRVIPMLPEKLSNGLCSLNPDVDRCVLVCDMVITARGEIKAYQFYPGVMHSSARLTYTEVAAVLTNTKGPEATKRAEILPHLQNLYGVYKSLHAARQKRGAIDFDTTETYIVVNSQGKIEQIVPRHRNDAHRLIEECMLAANVCAADFLKRNKHPGLYRVHAGPTEEKLENLRTFLRGVGLTLTGGAKPHASDYAALIAQIRDRPDAQMLQSMVLRSMQQAVYSPDNIGHFGLAYEAYAHFTSPIRRYPDLLTHRAIYAILQGKKYLPDIGHDVPLSTGLTKAARELQKADDTARGRARNSVAIWEELGLHCSSNERRADEASRDVEAWLKCYFMRDKLGEEYGGMVNGVTSFGIFVQLDSLFIEGLVHVTELGSDYFQYDEIKNELRGERTGIRYRMSDRVRVQVGRVDLDARKIDFRLVRDTPVKPPSPRPAAVAGEHAASAGNGAAGPRIRPFGDDDVPSTRARGGTKKGAPLAANPRGGAAKKRGAASKSASQGRPARKKR is encoded by the coding sequence TTGAGCAAATATCCGTATCCGATTCCGAGCCGCGAAGAAATTCTCGGCGTGTTGCGCACGAGCGAGACACCGCATGCCGCGAACGACATCGCCGAGGCGCTGTCGATCAAGCGCCAGGAGCGCGAAGGATTTTTCAAGCGACTGGCGGCGATGGAACGCGACGGGCAGATCCGCCTCGACAAGCGCGGCCACTATCAACTCACGCATCCGTCGAATTTTGTCGCGGGCCGCGTGCAGGGGCATCGCGACGGCTTCGGCTTCCTGATTCGCGACGACGGCCAGGACGATCTCTTCCTGCCCAACGGCGAAATGCAGAAGGTCATGCACAACGATCGCGTGCTTGCGCGCATCGTCGGGTATGACCGGCGCGGGCGGCCCGAAGGACATATCGTCGAGGTGACGGACCGCGCGAACAAGCGCGTGATCGGGCGCCTGGTCAACGAGAACGGCGCGCTCATTCTGGTGCCGGAAGACAAGCGCATCGGTCACGACATCCTGATCACGCAGAATCCGAAGAAGGCGAAGGTCGGCCAGGTGGTGTCCGTCGATCTGACGGATTTCCCGAGCCGCCATTCGCAGCCGCTCGGGCGCGTGGCCGAAGTGATCGGCGATATCGACGATCCCGGCATGGAGATCGAAATCGCGGTGCGCAAATACGGCGTGCCGCATGAGTTCAGCGACGCCGCGTTGGCCGCGGCCGCCAAACTGCCCGACGAAGTGCGTCCGGTGGATATCCGCCATCGCGTCGATCTGCGCGACGTGCCGCTCGTCACGATCGACGGCGAGGACGCCCGCGATTTCGACGATGCCGTGTATTGCGAGCCGGTCGCGGTCGGGCGCGGTCAGGGTTATCGCCTGCTGGTCGCCATCGCGGACGTGTCGCATTACGTGAGTCCGGGCGAGCCGCTCGATGTCGATGCGCTCGACCGCAGCACGTCGGTGTACTTCCCGCGCCGCGTGATCCCGATGCTGCCGGAGAAGCTGTCGAACGGTCTGTGCTCGCTGAATCCGGACGTCGACCGCTGCGTGCTCGTATGCGACATGGTCATCACCGCGCGCGGCGAGATCAAGGCGTACCAGTTCTATCCGGGCGTGATGCATTCGTCAGCGCGTCTCACGTACACCGAAGTCGCGGCCGTGCTCACCAACACGAAGGGACCGGAAGCGACGAAGCGCGCCGAGATCCTGCCGCATCTGCAGAATCTCTACGGCGTGTACAAGTCGCTGCACGCGGCGCGCCAGAAGCGCGGCGCGATCGACTTCGACACGACGGAGACGTATATCGTCGTGAACTCGCAGGGCAAGATCGAGCAGATCGTGCCGCGCCATCGCAATGACGCGCACCGGCTGATCGAGGAATGCATGCTGGCCGCGAACGTCTGCGCGGCCGATTTCCTGAAGCGCAACAAGCACCCGGGCCTGTATCGCGTGCACGCGGGCCCGACGGAAGAGAAACTCGAGAACCTGCGCACGTTCCTGCGCGGCGTCGGCCTGACGCTGACCGGCGGCGCCAAGCCGCACGCGAGCGACTACGCCGCGCTCATCGCGCAGATTCGCGACCGGCCCGACGCGCAGATGTTGCAGTCTATGGTGCTTCGCTCGATGCAGCAGGCGGTGTACAGCCCCGACAACATCGGCCACTTCGGACTCGCGTATGAAGCGTACGCGCACTTCACGAGCCCGATTCGGCGCTATCCCGATCTGCTGACGCACCGCGCTATCTACGCGATCCTGCAGGGCAAGAAATACCTGCCGGACATCGGTCACGACGTGCCGCTCAGCACCGGCCTCACGAAAGCCGCCCGCGAGCTGCAGAAAGCCGATGACACCGCGCGCGGCCGTGCGCGCAACAGCGTGGCGATCTGGGAAGAACTCGGGCTGCATTGCTCGTCGAACGAACGCCGCGCCGACGAAGCCTCGCGCGATGTCGAGGCGTGGCTCAAGTGCTACTTCATGCGCGACAAGCTCGGCGAGGAATACGGCGGGATGGTGAACGGCGTGACGTCGTTCGGCATCTTCGTGCAACTGGATTCGCTGTTCATCGAAGGGCTGGTGCACGTGACCGAGCTCGGCTCCGACTACTTCCAGTACGACGAGATCAAGAACGAGTTGCGCGGCGAGCGCACGGGCATCCGCTACCGGATGTCGGATCGCGTGCGCGTGCAGGTGGGCCGCGTCGACCTCGATGCCCGCAAGATCGACTTCCGGCTGGTACGCGATACGCCGGTGAAGCCGCCGTCGCCGCGTCCGGCGGCGGTTGCGGGCGAGCATGCCGCGAGCGCCGGCAACGGTGCGGCGGGACCGCGCATCCGCCCGTTCGGCGATGACGACGTGCCCAGCACGCGTGCGCGCGGCGGCACCAAGAAGGGCGCGCCGCTCGCGGCGAACCCGCGCGGCGGCGCGGCCAAGAAGCGTGGGGCGGCGTCGAAGTCGGCGTCGCAGGGGCGGCCGGCGCGCAAGAAACGATAG
- a CDS encoding acyl-CoA dehydrogenase produces MPALYVIAFFLLAGTLTFLQAPAFAWFAALAIWIAVGPVIGVTGAIGVTLLAIVFALPALALAIKPLRRALISHRVLGMFRTMLPEMSSTERDAIEAGTVWWDAELFSGRPRWDALLDHGAPKLTQEEQSFIDNECARLCELSNDWDTTAIWQDLSPQAWAYVKAQGFLGMIIPKQYGGKAFSAYAHSQVIMKLATHSSAAAVSVMVPNSLGPAELLLHYGTDEQKSHYLPRLARGDEIPCFALTSPYAGSDAAAIPDTGIVCRGVHEGRETLGFRVTWEKRYITLGPIATVLGLAFRALDPDHLLGDDEAPGITCALIPTNHPGVNIGRRHWPLNAVFQNGPNWGKDVFIPMDWVIGGRAQVGNGWRMLMECLAAGRAISLPSSNVGMAKLAVRGTGAYAAARRQFRTSIGRFEGIQEALGRMGGNLYVMDAARRLSAQAVDLGEKPSVISAIAKYHITERARKVINDGMDVVAGKGICMGPSNFLARAYQQMPISITVEGANILTRCLIIFGQGAIRCHPYVLKEMAATRENDLRAFDDAFFGHASFLASNAMRSFVYAFGGGALTRKPVRADARLLPYYRAATRLSSAFALFADVSMLTLGGELKRRERLSARLGDILSQLYLLSATLKRFEDDGRRESDLPLVRWGAEDALYQARAAFDGLLANYPNRAAAGFLRAIAFPFGLPHAPSADALGNAVAMLLQTPGEARERLVAGSHVSAFENDPIARGEKLLALTPAVAALEARLRDAVKAGQSAPLPQSPQDVAAWADTAAARGLIDENERALLGEWAVHAREAVKVDDFSADFGILEALQKRSDALERTLPETIA; encoded by the coding sequence ATGCCCGCCCTTTATGTCATCGCCTTCTTCCTGCTCGCCGGTACGCTCACGTTCCTGCAGGCACCCGCATTCGCGTGGTTCGCCGCGCTTGCGATCTGGATCGCCGTCGGCCCGGTCATCGGCGTGACGGGCGCGATCGGCGTCACGCTGCTCGCAATCGTCTTCGCGCTTCCGGCGCTCGCGCTCGCCATCAAGCCGCTACGCCGCGCGCTGATCAGCCATCGCGTGCTCGGCATGTTTCGCACGATGCTGCCGGAGATGTCGTCGACCGAGCGCGATGCGATCGAAGCCGGCACGGTGTGGTGGGACGCCGAACTCTTCTCTGGCCGGCCGCGCTGGGACGCCCTGCTCGACCATGGCGCGCCGAAGCTGACTCAGGAAGAACAAAGCTTCATCGATAACGAATGCGCGCGCCTGTGCGAGTTGTCGAACGACTGGGACACGACCGCGATCTGGCAGGACCTCTCGCCGCAAGCATGGGCCTACGTCAAGGCGCAGGGCTTTCTCGGCATGATTATCCCGAAGCAGTACGGCGGAAAAGCGTTCTCCGCGTATGCCCATTCACAGGTCATCATGAAGCTCGCGACGCATTCGTCGGCGGCGGCCGTATCGGTCATGGTGCCGAATTCGCTCGGGCCCGCCGAACTGCTGCTGCACTACGGCACCGACGAACAGAAGAGTCACTATCTGCCGCGTCTCGCGCGCGGCGACGAAATCCCGTGCTTCGCGCTGACGAGCCCGTACGCCGGATCGGACGCGGCGGCGATTCCGGACACGGGCATCGTGTGCCGCGGCGTGCACGAGGGCCGCGAGACGCTCGGTTTTCGCGTCACGTGGGAGAAGCGCTACATCACGCTCGGGCCGATTGCGACGGTGCTCGGTCTCGCCTTTCGCGCGCTCGATCCCGACCATCTGCTCGGCGATGACGAAGCCCCCGGCATCACCTGCGCGCTCATTCCGACGAACCATCCCGGCGTAAATATCGGGCGGCGGCACTGGCCGCTCAACGCGGTGTTCCAGAACGGCCCGAACTGGGGCAAGGATGTATTCATTCCGATGGACTGGGTCATCGGCGGGCGCGCCCAAGTCGGCAATGGCTGGCGTATGCTGATGGAATGTCTCGCCGCCGGACGCGCGATCTCGCTGCCATCGTCGAACGTCGGCATGGCAAAGCTCGCCGTGCGCGGCACGGGCGCCTATGCCGCCGCGCGCCGCCAGTTCCGCACCTCGATCGGACGCTTCGAAGGCATTCAGGAAGCGCTCGGACGAATGGGCGGCAACCTCTATGTGATGGACGCGGCGCGACGGCTGTCCGCGCAGGCCGTCGATCTCGGCGAGAAGCCCTCGGTCATCTCGGCGATCGCGAAGTATCACATCACGGAACGCGCGCGCAAGGTGATCAACGACGGCATGGACGTCGTCGCAGGCAAGGGCATCTGCATGGGGCCGTCGAACTTTCTGGCGCGCGCGTATCAGCAGATGCCAATCTCGATCACCGTCGAAGGCGCGAACATCCTGACGCGCTGCCTGATCATCTTCGGACAGGGCGCGATCCGCTGTCATCCCTACGTGCTCAAGGAAATGGCCGCGACGCGCGAAAACGACCTTCGCGCATTCGACGACGCCTTCTTCGGCCACGCGAGCTTTCTCGCCTCCAACGCGATGCGCAGTTTCGTGTATGCATTCGGCGGCGGCGCGCTCACACGCAAGCCCGTGCGCGCCGATGCGCGTCTTCTGCCCTATTACCGCGCCGCCACGCGCCTGTCGAGCGCGTTTGCGTTGTTCGCCGATGTCTCGATGCTCACGCTCGGCGGCGAGCTCAAACGTCGCGAGCGGCTTTCGGCGCGGCTCGGCGACATCCTCTCGCAGTTGTACCTGCTGTCCGCGACGCTCAAGCGTTTCGAGGACGACGGCCGCCGCGAAAGCGACCTGCCGCTCGTGCGCTGGGGCGCCGAAGACGCGCTGTACCAGGCGCGCGCCGCGTTCGACGGCCTGCTTGCGAACTATCCGAACCGCGCGGCGGCGGGTTTCCTGCGCGCGATCGCGTTCCCGTTCGGCCTGCCGCACGCGCCCAGCGCCGATGCCCTCGGCAACGCCGTCGCGATGTTGCTGCAAACGCCCGGCGAAGCGCGCGAGCGGCTCGTCGCGGGTTCGCACGTTTCGGCATTCGAAAACGACCCGATCGCACGCGGCGAAAAGCTTCTCGCGCTCACGCCCGCCGTCGCGGCGCTGGAGGCGCGTCTGCGCGACGCCGTCAAAGCGGGCCAGAGCGCCCCGCTGCCGCAAAGCCCGCAAGACGTCGCAGCGTGGGCGGACACGGCCGCCGCGCGCGGTCTGATCGACGAAAACGAGCGCGCGCTGCTGGGCGAATGGGCCGTCCATGCGCGCGAAGCGGTGAAAGTCGATGATTTTTCCGCAGACTTCGGTATCCTCGAAGCATTGCAAAAGCGCAGCGACGCGCTCGAGCGGACATTGCCCGAAACTATCGCCTGA
- a CDS encoding 3-oxoacyl-ACP reductase: MKDRYLDFVNSPFGTSIARSLGLPRPEPLRRHRADHAEFGGMAAIGAGPSPALFDDLMAVLSGIGMTGVAHESASGWLPVAARHGAMSGRFEPRARDALATDRVQALIFDATGIDDSGQLHSLYAFFHDALRSLAKNGRIVVIGRPPATRADVASATAQHALEGMVRSLGKEARNGITSNLLRVADGADFESALRFFLSPRSAYVSGQVVTIDAPASAPASWAKPLAGKRALVTGAARGIGASIAAVLAEHGAIVTGLDVDAVRDALDQTMLSIEDASPSDGAHAALVADIAAPEAPADIAAALIASGGIDIVVHNAGITRDKTIARMSPDMWDSVIDINLLAQARIDDVLLAQNVLREQGRIVAVSSISGIAGNRGQTNYATSKAGVIGRVHAMAPLLRARGITINAVAPGFIETHMTARMPFGVREAGRRLNSMGQGGLPVDVAETVAWLASPGSAGITGNVVRVCGQSLIGA, encoded by the coding sequence ATGAAAGACCGCTATCTCGACTTCGTCAATTCGCCCTTCGGCACGAGCATCGCACGCTCGCTCGGCCTGCCGCGTCCCGAACCATTGCGCCGCCATCGCGCGGATCACGCCGAATTCGGCGGCATGGCGGCCATCGGCGCGGGGCCGTCGCCGGCGCTCTTCGATGACCTGATGGCCGTATTGTCCGGCATCGGCATGACGGGCGTCGCGCACGAGAGCGCGTCCGGCTGGCTGCCCGTCGCCGCCCGTCACGGCGCGATGAGCGGCCGCTTCGAGCCGCGCGCACGCGACGCGCTCGCCACCGACCGCGTGCAGGCCCTGATCTTCGACGCGACCGGCATCGACGACAGCGGCCAGTTGCATTCCCTGTACGCCTTCTTCCACGACGCGCTGCGCTCGCTCGCGAAGAACGGGCGCATCGTCGTCATCGGGCGGCCGCCCGCCACGCGCGCGGACGTCGCGTCCGCCACCGCGCAGCACGCGCTCGAAGGCATGGTCCGCTCGCTCGGCAAGGAAGCGCGCAACGGCATCACCTCGAACCTGCTGCGCGTGGCCGATGGCGCGGACTTCGAATCCGCGCTGCGCTTTTTCCTGTCGCCGCGCTCGGCGTATGTGTCGGGTCAGGTCGTGACCATCGACGCGCCCGCCAGCGCCCCGGCGAGCTGGGCAAAGCCGCTCGCGGGCAAGCGCGCGCTCGTGACGGGCGCGGCGCGCGGCATCGGCGCGTCGATCGCGGCGGTGCTGGCCGAGCACGGCGCGATCGTCACCGGCCTCGATGTCGACGCCGTGCGCGACGCGCTCGATCAGACCATGCTGTCGATCGAAGACGCATCGCCGTCGGACGGCGCGCATGCGGCGCTCGTCGCGGATATCGCCGCGCCCGAAGCGCCCGCCGACATCGCCGCCGCGCTCATCGCGTCGGGTGGCATCGATATCGTCGTGCACAACGCGGGCATCACGCGCGACAAGACCATCGCGCGCATGAGCCCGGACATGTGGGACAGCGTGATCGACATCAATCTGCTGGCGCAGGCGCGCATCGACGATGTCCTGCTCGCGCAGAACGTGTTGCGCGAGCAAGGCCGCATCGTCGCGGTGTCGTCGATCAGCGGCATCGCGGGCAATCGCGGACAGACCAACTACGCGACCTCGAAGGCCGGCGTGATCGGCCGCGTGCACGCGATGGCGCCGCTCTTGCGCGCGCGCGGCATCACGATCAATGCGGTCGCGCCGGGCTTCATCGAGACGCACATGACCGCGCGCATGCCCTTCGGCGTACGCGAGGCCGGCAGACGGCTCAATTCGATGGGACAAGGCGGCTTGCCCGTCGATGTCGCCGAAACCGTCGCGTGGCTCGCGAGCCCGGGCAGCGCGGGCATCACGGGCAACGTGGTGCGCGTGTGCGGCCAAAGCCTGATCGGCGCGTGA
- a CDS encoding MaoC/PaaZ C-terminal domain-containing protein, producing the protein MHAPTMPRARTVVIDTLPPPAKLYGRALPALFRRARAPELPALRLVRPDVKLDAEQIGRYARVCGFIPEHGVPLTFPHVLAFPLHLMMLTDPSFPWSALGVVHLSNSVRLRRPLAAGQGLRIEVECGPLMPHQKGQAFTLHTRIYRRGEAVWDGDSVYLKRGVRSEATAPSIEIADATDTPAPLFAREARWQLPPQLGRDYAKASGDFNPIHLHMLSAKAFGFPRAIAHGMWTLARTLAALHPVKALASGYAQGDFKSPLYLPGDATFWTAAPSPTARDFEVRNLAGDRAHLRGHFEWELP; encoded by the coding sequence ATGCATGCACCGACCATGCCGCGCGCCCGCACCGTCGTCATCGATACGCTGCCGCCGCCCGCGAAACTCTATGGCCGCGCGCTACCGGCGCTGTTCCGGCGCGCGCGTGCGCCGGAGCTGCCCGCGCTCAGGCTCGTGCGCCCGGATGTGAAGCTCGACGCGGAGCAGATCGGCCGCTATGCGCGCGTGTGCGGGTTCATCCCCGAGCACGGCGTGCCGCTCACCTTTCCGCACGTGCTCGCGTTTCCCTTGCATCTGATGATGCTCACGGACCCGTCGTTTCCGTGGTCCGCGCTCGGCGTCGTGCATCTGTCCAACAGTGTGCGGCTGCGGCGTCCGCTCGCGGCGGGCCAGGGCTTGCGCATCGAAGTGGAATGCGGGCCGCTGATGCCGCATCAGAAAGGCCAGGCGTTCACGCTGCATACGCGCATCTACCGGCGCGGCGAAGCGGTGTGGGACGGCGACAGCGTCTATCTGAAACGCGGCGTGCGCAGCGAAGCCACCGCGCCGTCGATCGAGATAGCCGATGCTACTGACACGCCCGCGCCGCTCTTCGCCCGCGAAGCGCGCTGGCAGCTTCCGCCGCAACTCGGGCGCGATTACGCGAAGGCATCGGGCGATTTCAATCCGATTCATCTGCACATGCTGAGCGCGAAAGCGTTCGGCTTTCCGCGCGCGATCGCGCACGGCATGTGGACGCTCGCGCGTACGCTCGCGGCGCTGCATCCGGTCAAGGCGCTCGCGTCCGGGTATGCACAGGGCGATTTCAAATCGCCGCTCTATCTGCCCGGCGATGCGACCTTCTGGACCGCTGCGCCCTCGCCCACCGCGCGCGACTTCGAAGTGCGCAATCTCGCGGGCGACCGGGCGCATCTGCGCGGCCATTTCGAATGGGAGCTGCCATGA
- a CDS encoding acetyl-CoA C-acetyltransferase, whose translation MSEVRRVAIVGSNRIPFARSNTAYASASNQDMLSFALQGLVDRFELHGMRLGEVAAGAVVKHSRDFNLTREAALSTTLAKETPAYDVQQACGTGLETAILVANKIALGQIEVGIAGGVDTASDAPIAVNERMRKILLEANRGRSAGARVGALAKLRPGMFFRPLLPRNAEPRTGLSMGEHCELMAKRWKISREAQDALAQESHRKLAAAYGRGFLNDLMTPYRGLARDNTLRPDVSLDQLSQLTPVFDRDAGTLTAGNSTPLTDGASAVLLASEQWAAERGLPVQAFLTFSATAAVDFFDKREGLLMAPAYAVPSMLARAGLALQDFDFYEIHEAFAAQVLCTLAAWEDDEYCRIALGLDGPLGSIDRARLNVNGSSLATGHPFAATGGRIVGTLAKMLAKAPGRSDGKPLRGLISICAAGGQGVVAILER comes from the coding sequence ATGAGCGAAGTTCGTCGCGTCGCGATCGTCGGCAGCAACCGCATTCCGTTCGCGCGCTCGAACACGGCATACGCCAGCGCGTCGAATCAGGACATGCTGAGCTTCGCGCTGCAGGGGCTCGTCGATCGCTTCGAGCTTCACGGCATGCGACTGGGCGAAGTGGCGGCGGGCGCGGTCGTCAAGCACTCGCGCGACTTCAACCTGACGCGCGAAGCCGCGCTCTCGACCACGCTGGCGAAGGAAACGCCCGCCTACGACGTGCAGCAGGCCTGCGGCACCGGCCTCGAAACCGCCATTCTCGTCGCGAACAAGATCGCCCTCGGGCAGATCGAGGTGGGCATCGCGGGCGGCGTCGATACCGCGTCGGATGCGCCCATCGCCGTGAACGAGCGCATGCGCAAGATCCTGCTCGAAGCGAATCGCGGCCGCTCGGCGGGCGCGCGCGTGGGCGCGCTCGCGAAGCTGCGGCCCGGCATGTTCTTCAGGCCGCTGTTGCCGCGCAACGCGGAACCGCGCACCGGCCTCTCGATGGGCGAGCACTGCGAGCTGATGGCCAAACGCTGGAAGATTTCGCGCGAGGCGCAGGACGCGCTCGCGCAGGAAAGCCATCGCAAGCTGGCGGCCGCATATGGGCGCGGTTTCCTCAACGATCTGATGACGCCCTATCGAGGCCTCGCGCGCGACAACACGCTGCGTCCCGATGTGTCGCTCGATCAGTTGTCGCAACTGACGCCCGTCTTCGATCGCGACGCCGGCACACTCACCGCGGGCAACTCGACGCCGCTCACCGACGGCGCATCGGCGGTGCTGCTCGCGTCCGAGCAATGGGCCGCCGAACGCGGGCTGCCGGTGCAGGCGTTCCTGACGTTCTCCGCGACCGCCGCCGTCGATTTCTTCGACAAGCGCGAAGGCCTTCTGATGGCGCCCGCCTATGCGGTGCCGTCGATGCTCGCGCGCGCCGGGCTCGCGTTACAGGACTTCGATTTCTACGAGATCCACGAAGCGTTCGCGGCGCAGGTGCTGTGCACGCTCGCCGCGTGGGAAGACGACGAATACTGCCGCATCGCGCTCGGACTCGACGGCCCGCTCGGTTCGATCGACCGCGCGCGCCTGAACGTGAACGGCAGCTCGCTCGCGACCGGCCATCCGTTCGCCGCGACGGGCGGACGTATCGTCGGGACGCTGGCGAAGATGCTGGCGAAAGCGCCCGGACGCAGCGACGGCAAACCGTTGCGCGGACTGATCTCGATCTGCGCGGCGGGCGGCCAGGGCGTCGTCGCGATACTGGAGCGGTAA